From a single Streptomyces sp. 1331.2 genomic region:
- a CDS encoding TetR/AcrR family transcriptional regulator, which translates to MTTPPPGLRERKKQATREALREAALRLAVERGLDQVRVEDIAGAAGVSPRTYNNYFASREQAIVSAVTADREARIAASVAARPAGARLADAVTEAVVEQYTNTGEHEHEALLLITTQPALRDAFLDATAGIEPPLTAVIAERLADTGAHTARVLAASVAAAVRIALEGWLQPAGSAGAAGSFCAGGLVVPSGSLPDQLRTALAPLAPAFDAAERRTQR; encoded by the coding sequence GTGACGACACCACCACCAGGGCTGCGGGAGCGGAAGAAGCAGGCCACGCGCGAGGCGCTACGCGAGGCGGCCCTGCGCCTGGCTGTTGAGCGCGGACTGGACCAGGTGCGGGTCGAGGACATCGCGGGGGCGGCCGGGGTCTCGCCGCGCACCTACAACAACTACTTCGCCAGCCGCGAGCAGGCGATCGTCTCCGCTGTCACCGCGGACCGGGAGGCGCGCATCGCGGCATCCGTCGCGGCCCGGCCCGCAGGAGCCCGCCTGGCTGACGCCGTCACCGAAGCAGTGGTCGAGCAGTACACGAACACCGGTGAGCACGAACACGAGGCGCTGCTGCTGATCACCACCCAGCCCGCGCTGCGCGACGCGTTCCTCGACGCCACCGCCGGCATCGAGCCCCCTCTCACGGCGGTGATCGCCGAACGCCTGGCTGACACCGGAGCACACACAGCCCGCGTGCTCGCGGCGAGCGTGGCCGCGGCGGTTCGCATCGCACTGGAAGGCTGGCTCCAGCCGGCCGGGAGCGCAGGGGCCGCCGGGAGTTTCTGCGCCGGAGGACTGGTCGTGCCCTCCGGCTCACTGCCCGACCAGCTCCGCACGGCACTGGCCCCGCTCGCACCCGCGTTCGACGCCGCCGAGCGACGCACCCAGCGGTGA